Part of the Paenibacillus terrae HPL-003 genome is shown below.
CCCGACCAGCACCAGACCCAAAGATTTATACAAAAATGACCTCAACGCAATCCCTCCTACGCCCATATTTTCAAAATATAAGAAAGCGAGTTTCACACATTTCCGGTCCTTGCTTATCCCTTGACACCGCCCAAAGTCATACCCTTCACAAAATATTTCTGCAAAAATGGATAGACCAAAATAATAGGCACAGACGCCACAATTGTCATCGTGGCACGAATGGAGGTAGGAGTAACCGCCTTCGCCAGATTTTCCGAGCCTGCGAATTGGCTGGCATAATCCTGAGCGTTCACGGACGTGTTGGAATTTTGCAATATTTTCATCAGCTCATACTGGAGGGTACTCCACTGCTCATACGACGAATTGTACAAAAATACATCGAACCAGGAGTTCCATTGCGCTACTGCCGTGAACAGCGACACCGTTGCCAGCACCGGGACACATAGCGGCAAAACGATACGCATAAAAGTCGCAAACTCCCCCGCCCCATCTATACGCGCCGACTCCAAGATCCCTTCCGGTAAGCCCTCAATAAAGGAGCGAATTACAATCACATTGAACACCCCGATCAGCCCAGGCACGATATACACCCAGAAGCTTCCAAGCATCCCCAGCTCACGAATCAGGAGAAAGTTTGGAATCAATCCACCGTTAAAATACATCGTCAATATAAAAGCAATCGAGACAAATTTGCGCAGCACATACTCCGGCCGGCTGATCGTATACGCCACCATTGCACAACAAAACACCGAGGTTACCATACCTGCAACCGTACGCAGCACAGAAATCAACGTGGCATGGAAAATCGTCGCTTCCTTGAATACAAATTCGTAATTACTCCACGTAAATTCACGCGGCCACAAATAAATACCACCCCGAATCGAATCATTCGCTTCATTCAGCGAAACCGCCAGCGTATTCAAAAATGGATACAGCGTGAACACCATCAGACACAGCATAAATACCATATTGCACGCATCAAAAATCCGATCCGAGGGCGCCCGAAACCGCCCATGTAAGATCTTCCCTTTGCCCATTGACTTTCGCTCCTTTCTAAAAAAGGTCCTGATAAGGTCCGCGAAGCGGCCTGCTAAAAATCCACTGACCTGCACCTATAGCATGCATGAACAAGCGCCTTCTGCTATCGCCCCCACCAGCTAAATCCTAAAAATACCCTCCGATGGCGATAGCGAAGCTAAGCCAGCCATCATGACGCAGTTACCCAAGGAAGCGCGAGCCACGCGCCTTCCATCAAGCTCTCCCCTGCCACTACCCTCAGTTCTATAAAAGAGTGACTTTACGGCGGGGAGCAGCGGAGCGGGCAGAATTGTTCTGAAGAAGCGGCAGCGTTCGCCTTTATCCCCGGATTCCAACCTCTAATGTTTTATGATAAAAAGGAATCCGGGGGTAACAGCGATCGGAAGAACAATCTGCACGCGGAGCGACCTTCTCCCCCCGTAACTCACTCTTTTCTCAGAACAATCTCTCCTCCCCTAACCGCTTCGCAATATGATTGGCGCTAAACAGTAAAATAAAGCTGACTACTGTTTTAAACATCCCGGCAGCAATCGAAAGCGAGAAGTTGCCCATCTGAATACCATATTTCAGCACAAAAATATCCAGGTTTTCCGAGTAATCCACGTTCATGCCGTTACCCAATAAATATTGCGGCTCAAAGCCCGATTCCAGCAGATTGCCGATATTCATAATGAGCAGGATGATGAACACAGGCTTTAATCCTGGCAAGGTCACATGCCAAATCCACTGAAAACGTCCGGCTCCATCCATCTCAGCCGCTTCATATTGCGAGGGATCAATCATCGTCATCGCAGCCAAATAAATGATGGTGTTCCAGCCGACATTTTTCCATACTTCCGATGCACCGAGAATGCCCCAAAAATAGCTTCCCTCGCCCAGCCACAGGATAGGCTCCTTGATCAGCCCCAGCCACATCAGCACCTCATTGACAATGCCGCCATCCGCAGACAGCGCCGTACTGATAATGCTCGCCGCGACCACCCACGAAATAAAATGCGGCAAGTAGCTGATCGTCTGCACCACTCGCTTGAATACGATCTGACGAAGCTCATTCAGCAAAATTGCCAATATTATAGCAGTTACAAAGCCCAGCACCAGATTAATGAAGCTCATCGCCAGCGTATTGCGCATCACCCGCAGAAAGTGTTCATCCTGAAACAGAAAACGGAAATGCTTCAACCCAACCCACTGCTGATCGAGCAGCTTACGGGCAGGCTTAAAATCCTGAAAAGCAATCGTCCAGCCCCAGATAGGCAAATATTTGAAAATAAACAACCAGATTAAAAAAGGGATGGACATCCATACCAGTGCCCGCTGCTGGTTCAGCTTGTGCATAAATCCTCTAAAGCCGTTTCGCCGTGAGGGCGGCAAATGGCTCTGTGAGATCGTGACAGGTGTCGTGTGGCCCATAGCTGCTTCCTCCTTTATTTTTTACCAGCAGTTTCGATTTTTTTGACAACCTCCTTTGTAATCAGCTCCTCATACTCCTTCACATCCAGCTTGTTGAATTCAGTAGTGTATTCATTCCAAATCGACTCAAACTGCCCCGGTGCAGACAGCACTATACGTGGGAAATATTTGCGTTGCAGGTCGCCCTTCTTTTGCTGGAAGAGCTGCGCCGGTGAGCCTTGGACAATCGGGATGCTCCAAGCCGGGTACCATGGACGCTCGTCAGGTGCGGAAAACATTTGCGAGAAGGACTTAACACCATACGCTTTTAGCAACATTTTATCGCCCTCGGTATAGGACATACGCGCAACCTCAGGCTGCCGTCCGGGGCCAACCGAGTTGCCGTCAGGCAGGGTAGAACCACTACCGTATCGCGGCCAACTGTATTCAAAATATTTGAATCCGAATGATTCACGGAACGCATCCTGACCCGTCTGCTTAATTTGTTCCTTGGTCCGATAAAAGCGCCCTTTTTTATCTACATCATAGGTTTCGCCCTTGACCCCCCAGTTGGATAACACCTGGTTTTCATCGGTCAGCAGGTTGTCAAAAAACTTGATGATACGTACCGGGTCCTTGGCACTGACCGTAATTCCAATGCCTCGGTTATTAACGAATGACGACGGATCAATGTACTGATCCTTTATATTCTTGTCGTATACAACAGGTAGCCCTATATATTCCATATCATCATTGCCCGATTGTTTGGAAGCCTCCTGCAGGTTATTTAGAGCCTGCCCCGCCTGCCAGCGGTAGTCGAAGAAGCCCAGCACCTTGCCCGAGGTCAGCTTCCCCAAATATTGATCGTAATTGTCCACAAAGGATGCTTTGTCGAACAGGCCCTCTGCATTGAGCTGATTCAGCTCTTTGAGATACCGCTTCGTAATTTCCTCATCCCCATAATCCGTGGCCTGATGCGATTTCATATCAATTATCGTGCCGCCATCGTTAGGATACCCTGCCAGATGCATCGGCGCGTTCGTAAGAGCATAAAATCTATCCTGTGTGGTTAACGCCAAGTACCCGGTCAAGCCCTCGTCTGCATGCTTTTTCACATAGTTGCGAATCAGGGTCAAATACTCGTCGAGCGTTTTTATTTTTGGATATCCCGCCTCCTTCAACACCCTGCGCTGTACCCAAAAAGCTCCCTGCTCCACGTTAGGCGCGGGCAAATAGTCACCTACCACTGCACTGAGTGGAAGGAAATAGATATTCCCATCCTGCGCCTTCATCAGGTTGTAATACGGTCCGTATACACGTTTAATATTCGGACCATATTTATCAATCAAATCATTTAGCGGAATAAAGGCTCCTGCATCCAGCAGCTTATCGATTGTGCCGTCCGGTACAATCACGTCCGGGAAATCGTTACTGGCAATGAACGTACCGATTTTCGTATTGGAGTCTCCCACCAAATGCTCCAGCTTCCAGTTTACTCCTGTCTGATCCTCCAGAATTTTGCCGATCCGCGTTTCATTGGTATTGATGTCCCTCCCCGCAGTGGCATTAAAATACGTGAATGTGACCTTCTCATTGCTATCTTTTAACGCTGGATCCTTACCCACACTCCCTGAGCAGGCAGTGATCATAGATACCATCATGATGAATACCAGGCCCATTGTTCCGAATCTTTTGCTTGCCATACCAGATAATCCCCTTTCGGCCTCTTTGTCGGTTAACGTGGATATCAAATTGTAAGCACTTTCATTTTATAAAATGCCATGAACTTCGATCACCCGCCAATCTAAAGGTGTTACTTAGGAAACTAAAGGAAGCAGGCCTCATTCCACATCCGCCGGAATTAGAATACGAATCTCCGTCCCCTCGCCGGGTGCGCTGCGAATATCAAGCTCAAAGCGGCTTCCGTAGTAAAGCTTCAGACGGTAGATGACATTCTGCAGACCGATACGCTCGCCCATTTCCTCCTGTCTTTGCATGTAACTGTACAGCCGTTGTACCTGTTCCACAGACATGCCGACTCCATCATCTCGAACCGTTAACATCAGCCGCTCCTCCCGACGCTCAAAATGAATCTCGATGCGCCCCCCATGCTTCAGCGGCTCAATGCCGTGAATGCTTGCATTTTCAACCAGCGTAAGCACAACCATTTTGGGAAGCAGATAGTCCAGGTCCTCGGGTCGCGCCTGCACTTCGTACTGTATCCGCTCACCAAAGCGGTATTGCTGAATTTCCAGAAAACAACGGATCAGCTCCAGCTCCTCCCGCAACGTGACCCTATCCTTGTTCCAAACCAACGAATTGCGAAAAATTCGCGCCATATTATGAATAATGCGGGCTGTCTCGTCTTCATGCTTCATCAGGCTTCGCATACGAATCGTCTCCAGTGCATTGAACAGAAAATGTGGGTTGATCTGGCTGTGAAGTGCATTAAGCTGGGCATGCCTGCGCAGAATCTCCAAATTTTTTCGCTGAATATCCGCCACATAGACATCATTAATCAGTCGCTTTATTTTGAGCATCATCCGATTAAATTCACCGGTCAGCTGCCCGATTTCATCTCGCGATTCTGTACCGGGAATCCGTTCAAAATGCTGATTTTTCACCTTTTTCATATGCTTCAGAATACGATGAATGCGCACGTTCAGCGAACGTGTAATCCAAATAATAATCAAGGTAGGCAGCAGCATATTCATACAGGTTAACAGCAGCACAAAATTGCGGGATTCCTCCATTTCATACAGTACTTCATCGCCCGACACCGCAGCCACAATGCTCCAGCCATTGAGATTACTCGTCAGCACATAATTGGTCTTGAACTCTATAGTATCCTTGGGCTGTTGGAGGGTATTATAGGCCACAACCTTATGATTGATATCAATCTTGGGATCCGTCGTATATTCGATTTCGCCCCGCTCGTTGAGTAGAAAGAGACTGCCCCGCAAATTCAGATTATGGAAAATCTCTTGAATGGACGACATTCGCAGCTCTATTTTCAGTATTTTCTCGCGGCCATTTTGGGAATAAAAATAGTTCATCCGCCGAATCAGGCTAAAGGGATACTGCTGCTCGCCCGTACTGTCGTCAGTACGTACAAATATAGGCTTGGACTGCCGTCCGGGCGGGATTTTGGCATACCAGGACAAGCTTTTAACCCGCTCATCTATAAAGCTGATCCCCCCGGAATTCAGTAGAGTCGGATTATCTGTGTAGATCGTCATTCCACCCACAGAATGGTATACAGGACTGTACGTATTGTTTAACATACGACGTAAATAAGAATCATAGGCGGCAATATATTCAGCGGGATGGGGGTATGTTTGCTCCAATAGTTCGTTTAGCTGATGATCGGTATAAAAGATAGACGAGATTTCCATCGCATCTTCAAACTCACGGTAAAACTCAATTTTGATCTGCTCCAGCGCACGAGAAATATCCTGCATTCGCTGTTCCTTTACATTTTGCGAGGTGACGTGGTAAAAAACCAGATTGGTCAGCACCACTGGCGCAAATACACAGAGAAAATACAGCAGCAGCATTTTATCCCGCAGGCGGACGTGGTCAAGGGTTGAGCGCAGCATCCTCATTCGCTGCCCCTTTGCGGCTCCACACGGGTATTCAGGCTACTGCGGTATTCGCTTGGCTTGGCCTGCACCAATTTCTCAAATTGGGTGACAAAATAATCCGGGCTGCCAAAGCCCACACGCTCGGCAATTTCATAAATGCGCAAATCGGTCTGACGAAGCAACCGTTTAGCCTCCTGAACCCGTAATTGCAGCAGGAATTCGTTAAAGTACACCCCGTACGTTTTTCTGAACAATTGGCCCAGATAGACCGGATTTATGTAAAAGCGGGCTGCTATACTTTTCAGGTTAATGTTCTCTGCCGCATGCTGCTCAATGTAGGTGCGGATGTGCTGAATTCCTCCCTGTTGACGCTCCTTGCGCAACACTCCAATCATTCGGCTGCTTTCCTCGGCAAAAGCTGTAAATAGCCGCTGTAATTCACCCAACGACAGGTTCATATCCTGCCAGCCCATCATAGGCTCTAATGACTGAAGCGAACGTTCATCACCCTGCATATTTTGAATGACCCGCACGATGCTGATTACGCATTGATGCAAGTTCATTTTTACAGCCTCCGGGGCATAATGCTGCTCACGAAAGCTGCAAAACAGATGATCTACGGTCGAATATAGCTCCTCCAACCGCATCTCCTCCACCTGCTCCGTCAAGCAATCGAGTACATCCTGATGGATCGTCCTGTAGTGGAGCGTTGGCATTTCCTCCTCCTGATACAGGACAATGCCGCTGCGGTCATGAATGTATTTATGGAGCGCCGCTTCCTTGGCACGTTCATAGGACCTATGGATATCTTGCAATCGTTGAACAGGGCTCCCCACGTATATAAAGACCCGGTTCCCCATCTGATTTTTCAGTAACTCCATCTCCTCCAATTCCCGTTGTAGCGCTTTCATAAAAGCGTCTGCCCTGCATTCAAAGCTCTTCAAAAAGAAGTCCGGCACTATGATGCCAATCCGGTTACGGTGCTCATGGATATAGAGAGAATACTTACCATCGATCAAACGATAAAGTGCCTGCTCTACAAGCTCTCTGAATTGGAAAAGAGACAGCGGAACAGCGTTGCCATCGGGACGCCACGGATGCTGATCATTCAACTCGACGAGCACATAGTGCATATGCGCAGCTTCTCCAAGACGTAGCTGCTGTTCCCAAGCCGGCACCACGACGTCATCTTCCCCATTCATCGTCAGTGTCTCCAACAGCTCACCTGTACGGCGACTCTGATAGAGCTGTGCATTCTGTTGCTCATGATGCAGCCTTTTACTCAGTCTGCGCAGTGTAGCCGAAAAGTCCTTCTCATCAATCGGCTTGAGCATAAAATCGTGAGCCCCGTAGCGAAGTGCCTGCTGTGCATAAGCAAAATCGCTGTAGCCGCTCAAGATAATAAACGCAGGATGATCCGTCCACCGTCCGATTACACAACGAATTAGCTCCAATCCGTCCAGCACAGGCATACGAATATCGGTGATGACCAGATCAGGATGAACGCTGCCGATCAGTTCCAGTGCATCCTCACCGTTATCCGCCTCCCCAACGACCTCAAAGCCGCAGGCTTTCCAATCCATGAGTTGAAGCAGTCCTTTGCGAGTGAATATTTCATCATCTACTACAATGGCTCGATGCAGTTTCATAACCTACTTCCTCCTTTTGGTTTGAGCGTTATTTTATTTTGGTTAACTATTCCAATTATATCTAGCAATATGGTAATATGGAAACATCGGGAAATGGAAATTGCTGTTACACCTATCATTTTTCCGATTCATAGACTCCAATAACCTCTTAGGAAACACCTGCCCCCATGCCTCCACAACACGATCAACTCCTGTTTAGCAAAAACTTTTAAAAATACTGTATTGACTCTTTCTATTATTTTTAAGTATATTGATAACGATAATCATTATCATTTATGGGTGAATGGTGATGCACATCAATGGGTCCTGCTGGATCTCTTTTTCACTATACTAATCTATTTTCAGGGGGGAACAAGATTGTTGAAGGTTTGGAAAAATAAATGGATTGCAGGCTTTCTTATCGTCTTACTCATAAGCAACACCCTGCTTGCTGCAGGAATAGGATTTGCGGCTTCAGCGACAGATGAGAATGGCACTTTGCTTTCACTGGATACCGCAAAACAGAAAGCAGATGCAGTAGCAAGCTCCAGCTCAGGCGAGCCTTCCTTTAAGGAAAAGCTGGAAACAGGAGCCTTAAAACAAAGCGGAATCGCCAGAAAATCCGTTGCAGAGGCAACCTATGAAGCATCAGGAGAAACCAACGTAACACAAGCCACCTACGAACCCTCGGGCAAAGTAACCGTAATCGTGGAATTACAAGGTGCCCCGCTTATTTCCAGTGCTTCCACCAAAGCTTTCAGTAATCGACTGAATGCTCTGCAAAGCAGTGGGCGTACCCTCGCAGCCCAGCATGAATCGGTAAAAAGCCAGATTCGCGCTTTCTCCACAAAGGATTCATCTTCCTTAAAAACTTTTGGATTAAGCAAGATGACCGCCCCAAAATTAGAAGTCATCTACGATTATTACATGGTTATGAATGCGATTTCGCTAAAGGTAGACTACCAGCAGTTGAAGGAAATTCGACAATTGCCTGGTGTTAAAAACGCCTGGGTAGCCAGCACCTATGAAAAGGTCGTGCCTAAGCAGTCCATGGAGCCTCTTATGGCGAACAGCTCAGGAATGATCGGTTCTCCTGCGGCAATTGCGGCTGGCTATACAGGAAAAGGAATGACGGTAGCTGTTGTCGATACCGGTCTGGATTGGAAGCATGAAGCCTTTTCCACGCATATGCCTCCCTCATTGACCCTAAAGCATAGCCGCCAAAAGATCAGTGATATCCTAAACAGTACCGATATGTCTGCTGGCAAAGTGAAGGTAGATGATGTCTACATGGATGATAAGGTGCCTTACGCCTATGACTATGCTGACAAAGACACCAATGTTATTCCCTCAGCCAGTTCTGACAACTCCCACGGCACTCATGTGGCAGGCACTATAGCTGCGAGTGGCGATAAATTAAAAGGAATTGCACCTGACGCCCAGTTGATGATCATGAAGGTGTTTGATGACATCAACGGATATACCAATGATGCTGACATCATTGCTGCATTGGACGATTCAGTCAAAATGGGAGCAGATGTTATCAATATGAGCCTTGGCTCCAATGCGGGCTTTTCCACAGCTGGAGAAGCAAGTAAGGACGCCATGTACGGCAGAATTGAAAATGCAGGGATCAACCTGGTGGTCGCTGCTGGCAACAGTTACAGCGCCGCTTATCAAAACCAGTCCGGCTCCAACCTCCCGTTTGCCAATGAGCCCGACAGTTCCATCGTAGCCGCTCCTTCCACCTATGAAGCCGCCTTATCCGTGGCAAGTATGGTGAATAGCGGTATCTCGGACGCCCCTTATATTCTCGCAGGCGATCGAAAAATTATTTTCAACGATACCTCCAGTGCCGCTGATCCCAAAATACAGGCGTTGAACCGTACATACGACTATGTATACGCTGGTTACGGAAGCACGGAGGATATCCGGAAGGCAGGGGATTTAAAAGGGAAAATCGCCTTGATGTCCCGTGGCGGCCAAATAAGCTTCCAGGAAAAGGTCGGCGCTGCCTATGGGGCTGGCGCGGTAGCAGCTGTCATTTTCGACAATGAAACAGGCAAAGCCAACATGGATATCAGCTCCTATTACATCCCGGCCGTTTCCATTACAAAGGAAGACGGAGAGTTCCTGCTGAACCTGGCTGATAAAAAGCTGACGGTGGACGAAAAATTCAGAACAAATGCGCCTAACCCGGATGGATACAAGATGTCGGAGTTTTCTTCATGGGGCGTATCACCAGATTTGAAGCTGAAACCGGAAATCACTGCACCCGGAGAAAATATCTACTCTACCGTTCCCGGCAATCAATATGAGACGATGAGTGGTACATCTATGGCTTCTCCTCATATCGCCGGAGCCGAGGCTATAGTGAAACAATATGTCACCAATAAATTGAATATTGCAGATGCGGTCGAACGGGAAAAGCTAGTGCATACTCTGCTGATGAACACCGCTCACCCTGCCAAGGACGAGGATCAGCAGTATTACTCCCCACGCAAGCAGGGCGCAGGCTTGGCGGATGTGAGCGGAGCAGTCACGACAGGAGCTTATGTGACGGTTAAGGACAATGAAAGACCTAAAGCCGAGTTGGGCTACAACAAAGCAGGAGCCTATTCCTTCACCTTCGATATTCACAGCATGTCGGATGAGGCATTGTCCTATGACCTGAATACAGCGGCTCTATCGGAAAAAATAGTGACGAAGGACGGCAAGAGCCTCTTTGCACAGAAGTCTACAGACTATGCCGGAAAGGGCATCCAGGTACAATACAGCGGTGCAACGGACGGTAAAGTAACTGTACCTGCACATGGGACAACGAGTGTTACTGTGAAAATCACATTGTCGGATGCGCTCAAAGCACAATTGGACCAAGCGACAAAAAACGGAACCTTTATTGACGGATTCGTGATGCTGAATGCAGAAAAGGGTGTAAACCTCTCCATTCCGTTCGTCGGATTCTATGGGGATTGGGGACAACCTCGTATTTTCGATGGTACGGAGTACGGCAAGGAAGGCTACTCTATGCTAGGCAGTACAGTTTATAACTTGTATCCCGGTGTGCAATATCTTCTGGGTCAAAATCAGGTTGCCATTGCCCTGGATCTGAACTGGGGAGTCATGCCCGAGAAATTCGCAATTTCCCCGAACAGCTTGGGGAACAGCTCCAAAATTGTGGGTATCTCAACAGGCATGCTGCGGAATGCAGAAAGCTTGAAGTATACCCTTACCGACCAGGCCGGAAACATGGTCAAAGAGTTTAATTATTCGCACGTGCCCAAATCCATTTACTATCCAGGCTCTGGTGAAATCAGTTGGGCGGAGGCTCTTCTGGGCGACCAGCCTTTCTTTGACGGACTGGACCAGAATAATGACGAGGTACCGGAAGGAATATATACCTTTAAGATTACCGGGGTAGTCGCAGGTACAAACGGGCAAGGAACCGATTCCTGGACCTTTGATTTTGCCTATGACAAAACAGGCCCCAAGCTCGCCGATTACAGCATTTATAAAGAAAATGACAAGACGTATCTGAAGATGACTATCAAGGATAACCATTATACCAGCGGGCTGCAATTAACCACAGGCAATGGCGGCGCATTGTCCAATCTGGTGGCTATCAAGGATGCCGATGAAAAGCTGCCGGACGGAACCTCCGTCAATACAGTAACTATGGATATCACGGATCTGAAGGACAAGCTGACGAAAAACGGTCTTCCTACAGACAAAATCTCCGTAGACATGTTTGACTATGCGTTCAACTACAGCAGTGAAAGTATTGTTCTTGAGCCTGTTGGAACAGAAGGCATTACACTGGATAAGGAAGCTCTCTCCTTAGTCGTCGGTACAACCGAGGATTTGAAGGCAACCATTACGCCGGTAAATGCCACATACAAAGCGATTACCTGGACAAGCTCTGATCCGGCGGTGGCTACCGTCGATACAGAGGGAGCCATTACTGGCGTGAATGCTGGCACGGCAACGATTACGGCAACCTCCAATGGCAAGTCAGCTTCCAGCCAGGTTACGGTCACACCGATCGGCAGCCAAGGCATCGTGCTGAACCGAGCGGCGTTGAAGCTAACCGTTGGTTCAAGCAAGCCCTTGAAAGCGACAACCAACCCCGAAGTGGTTACAGGCCCGATCACCTGGACCAGCTCCAATGAATCGGTCGCCAGTGTGGACCAGAACGGATTGATAAAAGCAACAGCAGCCGGTACAGCAACGATTACGGCGACGGCCTCCGGAAAATCCGCCATCAGCCGGATCACGGTAGAGGCAGTCTCGAGCACTGATTTCACTATTGTGAATGGAGTTCTGACGAGCTACAACGGCCCCGGCGGTCACATTGTCATTCCCGATAGTGTAACCGAAATCGGCGAGGAGGTATTTGCCTACCGCGAGGATATTTTATCGGTGAAAATTCCGGCCTCGGTGAAAAAAATCGGCAGAGCGGCATTCAGCTATGCCAAGGAGCTTAAAGTGATCACTTTATCGGAAGGGCTGGAAGTGATCGGGGAAAGCAGCTTTTCCGACCTCGCCAAGCTTGCACAAATTACGCTGCCAAGCACAGTGAAGGACATCGGCGATAGCGCCTTTGCCCGTGACACAGCTCTGAGATCGTTGCACCTGCCGGATCGTTTAACCCGGATTAATCGAGGCGCCTTCCAGGAAACCCGTGCCCTCACCTCCATTAATATTCCAGAGAGTGTAACGGAAATTGGCGACTATGCGTTCTCTCTTACAACCAGCCTGAAAGAAATCAAGCTGCCGGACGGCCTGACCTCCATTGGCCGTGCAGCCTTCACTTCTTCG
Proteins encoded:
- a CDS encoding response regulator, which produces MKLHRAIVVDDEIFTRKGLLQLMDWKACGFEVVGEADNGEDALELIGSVHPDLVITDIRMPVLDGLELIRCVIGRWTDHPAFIILSGYSDFAYAQQALRYGAHDFMLKPIDEKDFSATLRRLSKRLHHEQQNAQLYQSRRTGELLETLTMNGEDDVVVPAWEQQLRLGEAAHMHYVLVELNDQHPWRPDGNAVPLSLFQFRELVEQALYRLIDGKYSLYIHEHRNRIGIIVPDFFLKSFECRADAFMKALQRELEEMELLKNQMGNRVFIYVGSPVQRLQDIHRSYERAKEAALHKYIHDRSGIVLYQEEEMPTLHYRTIHQDVLDCLTEQVEEMRLEELYSTVDHLFCSFREQHYAPEAVKMNLHQCVISIVRVIQNMQGDERSLQSLEPMMGWQDMNLSLGELQRLFTAFAEESSRMIGVLRKERQQGGIQHIRTYIEQHAAENINLKSIAARFYINPVYLGQLFRKTYGVYFNEFLLQLRVQEAKRLLRQTDLRIYEIAERVGFGSPDYFVTQFEKLVQAKPSEYRSSLNTRVEPQRGSE
- a CDS encoding ABC transporter permease, with translation MGHTTPVTISQSHLPPSRRNGFRGFMHKLNQQRALVWMSIPFLIWLFIFKYLPIWGWTIAFQDFKPARKLLDQQWVGLKHFRFLFQDEHFLRVMRNTLAMSFINLVLGFVTAIILAILLNELRQIVFKRVVQTISYLPHFISWVVAASIISTALSADGGIVNEVLMWLGLIKEPILWLGEGSYFWGILGASEVWKNVGWNTIIYLAAMTMIDPSQYEAAEMDGAGRFQWIWHVTLPGLKPVFIILLIMNIGNLLESGFEPQYLLGNGMNVDYSENLDIFVLKYGIQMGNFSLSIAAGMFKTVVSFILLFSANHIAKRLGEERLF
- a CDS encoding carbohydrate ABC transporter permease, which codes for MGKGKILHGRFRAPSDRIFDACNMVFMLCLMVFTLYPFLNTLAVSLNEANDSIRGGIYLWPREFTWSNYEFVFKEATIFHATLISVLRTVAGMVTSVFCCAMVAYTISRPEYVLRKFVSIAFILTMYFNGGLIPNFLLIRELGMLGSFWVYIVPGLIGVFNVIVIRSFIEGLPEGILESARIDGAGEFATFMRIVLPLCVPVLATVSLFTAVAQWNSWFDVFLYNSSYEQWSTLQYELMKILQNSNTSVNAQDYASQFAGSENLAKAVTPTSIRATMTIVASVPIILVYPFLQKYFVKGMTLGGVKG
- a CDS encoding sensor histidine kinase — protein: MRMLRSTLDHVRLRDKMLLLYFLCVFAPVVLTNLVFYHVTSQNVKEQRMQDISRALEQIKIEFYREFEDAMEISSIFYTDHQLNELLEQTYPHPAEYIAAYDSYLRRMLNNTYSPVYHSVGGMTIYTDNPTLLNSGGISFIDERVKSLSWYAKIPPGRQSKPIFVRTDDSTGEQQYPFSLIRRMNYFYSQNGREKILKIELRMSSIQEIFHNLNLRGSLFLLNERGEIEYTTDPKIDINHKVVAYNTLQQPKDTIEFKTNYVLTSNLNGWSIVAAVSGDEVLYEMEESRNFVLLLTCMNMLLPTLIIIWITRSLNVRIHRILKHMKKVKNQHFERIPGTESRDEIGQLTGEFNRMMLKIKRLINDVYVADIQRKNLEILRRHAQLNALHSQINPHFLFNALETIRMRSLMKHEDETARIIHNMARIFRNSLVWNKDRVTLREELELIRCFLEIQQYRFGERIQYEVQARPEDLDYLLPKMVVLTLVENASIHGIEPLKHGGRIEIHFERREERLMLTVRDDGVGMSVEQVQRLYSYMQRQEEMGERIGLQNVIYRLKLYYGSRFELDIRSAPGEGTEIRILIPADVE
- a CDS encoding ABC transporter substrate-binding protein, producing MASKRFGTMGLVFIMMVSMITACSGSVGKDPALKDSNEKVTFTYFNATAGRDINTNETRIGKILEDQTGVNWKLEHLVGDSNTKIGTFIASNDFPDVIVPDGTIDKLLDAGAFIPLNDLIDKYGPNIKRVYGPYYNLMKAQDGNIYFLPLSAVVGDYLPAPNVEQGAFWVQRRVLKEAGYPKIKTLDEYLTLIRNYVKKHADEGLTGYLALTTQDRFYALTNAPMHLAGYPNDGGTIIDMKSHQATDYGDEEITKRYLKELNQLNAEGLFDKASFVDNYDQYLGKLTSGKVLGFFDYRWQAGQALNNLQEASKQSGNDDMEYIGLPVVYDKNIKDQYIDPSSFVNNRGIGITVSAKDPVRIIKFFDNLLTDENQVLSNWGVKGETYDVDKKGRFYRTKEQIKQTGQDAFRESFGFKYFEYSWPRYGSGSTLPDGNSVGPGRQPEVARMSYTEGDKMLLKAYGVKSFSQMFSAPDERPWYPAWSIPIVQGSPAQLFQQKKGDLQRKYFPRIVLSAPGQFESIWNEYTTEFNKLDVKEYEELITKEVVKKIETAGKK